The window CTAgtcatacaaatatctaatttctagagtattccATATTTCACCATGAAACATGGTAACTATGGTTCATGCATGCTCTCTAATCTTCTAGAAACTTCTCACAATTATGCATTTCTATTTCAATACCATACATAAATCTATAagtaattttgcatataaatatGAAATCAAGAAAATATCATTGACTTATGTACATCTTGGGCTTCATTTCCCTTGTTACATCGTTGATGAAATACTAAGTTTTGTAAATGAGATGAAGTTCATTACTAAACTAATAACAAATAAAGACTAATTATATGATTTAGTTGGCTAAATAATCCATAATTTAGCTGCTATAGCGGGATATAGCCGGCTATTAGCGGATTTAGCCATTTAGAGCTAAGAGATGAATATCCTAGTTTTTTCCTCTCTCAAAGGCTATAGCAGGCTATAACAGTGgttatagccggctatttagaaCCTTGGTTGCAGGTAAAGCCCTTGACGAAAATAGACGACAATACTTCGTTCTTGTGGTTCCAAATAGCACAGCATGCCATACCCATTCTTCCAGGTTTCTTGTTATTGTCGTTTTTGTTGCCCAATGCATTAGACCTTTCTTTCggcaagaagaaggatgcaTCAGATTCCCCTCTATAAACATCAGACCCATCGAAAGCCATAGTGCGATCAAAAGAAAATATTCCAATTGACATTTCCAGGGGCTTGTCCCAATCTTCTATCACCATACAGTACTGCTCTTTTAAGAAATCAAAGCATGCTGTCCATAAGTTTTCTTTCATTGATGATAGCTCCATCATCAACTCAAGTGATGTTATGTACTTAGGATAATACGAGGTTATCCTGAAGTACTCCTTATGTAGCTCGATTCCCTCTTTATCACGTAGTGAGTAGGGTGAAAGCAAACCCCTAACTACAAGTGCAACTCGAACCTTGCTTTGATACATTTTTTTCAACTCTATATGCTTGTCCTGATAGCTCGAACAAGCTTCTATATCAAGGTTGAGGGAGTTTAACATATCAGCTGCATCAATCCTTTGGATGAGTGGAGACTTGTTCCCATAAGTCCCAATCTTTTCCACACCAAGTTCCAGACCATGTTGGATGTCAGACAAAGATCTATCTTCGACAGCCCAAGTCTTGTCCACTTTCAATAGATCAACTTTTGATTCCTTAGGCGGTGGGATGGTACTCAAGAATCGACTTGTTGGCACCTGTAATTAAGTGGCATACTAAAAAGATTAAACTAAAGGAAGAAAAGAACATCAGTACAACAATGGTGTTATTTCTATCACGTATATAGTTGGCCTCACATAACAATCAGCAATACATTTTCTCAAATAAAGTACACAAATAGTATACATTGATATAAACTCGAGAGTAAAGTAGAATATATCTGAATTTCCCCACTAAACATAAAATTGCTATTAACAGAAGAAAGAGACACAATTCATCAAACATATAAGAAAAGATTGTCAAAGTAAAGTGATTGACTATTTAATTAGACACactatatttatttattaaaaaagTGTACAATTATAACCATAACTCTTAGCGTATAACTTTGGGGGGCAATAACACTGATTAGAAATCCTAAACACAATGATTGTAAGAACGGTATTGAACAACTAGACATAGGAGAACGGATCATCAGGGATCAGCGTGCAATCTGATGGAGTCTGATGCAAAATCTGATAGCCGGGGGTGGATCTCCCACTAGGGTCATGGCCCTAGTCTTGGCCAACAACCATAGAACACTAGTACATCATCAAACGAGCTATCTTTGTATTGCTTTATATTTTCTCATATCTTATCTAGATTGTTGGCCATTAATGATGGATAAGTATCATTTGAAATGTGCATTTCCTCTATATTTGCAATTTATTGATAAGTGGCCCGGTATAGAGTTTTTTGTTTAGGTTTGGCCCTAGTCTTGAACAAAACCTGGGCCTGCCCCTGCTGATAGCCAATGGGAGACGTAGAAGGAACTTGATCAAAAGCTTTAAAAAAAAGACTTGTCAAGAGCATGCAATCTGATAATGGACTAGTACATttgcaagaggaaaaagagagtTTAACATTGCAACACTTCGAGTCAGTCATGGGAACAGTAGTACAGAGACATGAGACTCTAAACAGGGAAAGTCTGCAGATACAGAGGCATGGGCTACCGCATGATTTGGAGGATGAATTCACTGAAGGTGAGATCAAGATAGTGGTAATGGATACGGAATCTGAAAAGGCACCTGGGCCTGATGGTTACATTGGCAAGTTCTTTAAGACCTGTTGGGGTACTATAAAAGAGGAATTAGTGCCAGCAGTGCAATATTTCTACAACCTCCATGATCAACATCTCAGGGTGCCGAACACTGCACACATAGTTCTAATCCCCAAATCACATGAGGCAAGGAAAGTGACAGATTTCAGGCCTATAAGCCTCACTAGTAGTATTGCAAAGATAATATCAAAACTCTTATCAACCAGACTGTCAATTCAACTGAATAGTTTGGTGACCAGAAACCAGGGTACATTCATTTAAAAAAAAGGAGCATACATGGCAATTTCCTCTATACACAAAATCTAATCAGAGATCTGCACAGAGCAAAGAGGCCTGCTTTGTTCCTAAAGTTGGACATTGCAAAGGCATTTGATACAGTAAGGTGGGACTATCTAATGCAACTTTGATGCAAAATCTATCTAgcatgcatatttttttttgaaaagggaaattttattgatttcaagcacaatacatcaaggtgatacatCGTCTTGAAATTTTCCCGACCT is drawn from Panicum virgatum strain AP13 chromosome 1N, P.virgatum_v5, whole genome shotgun sequence and contains these coding sequences:
- the LOC120655656 gene encoding uncharacterized protein LOC120655656, producing MLRKDLRMAGRHLWLPSRRAVGARAPRSPSLLLVKNPRLPSHHHHQHPSPQIKNPTFLGLGMMGREQKAAGHHIGPSSCGNIPTKQQAAALPVKESNGHVTSDGGCSPLAGALPPSEGGGSPLARVLSPSDRGGSPSAGPCWPDPRRRQHSSIEAKIAGWPHLLAAASSVPSLVGHCSAPATSPRCSSATLRPSLLAVAGGSFGSAGLRNASPPKLKVPTSRFLSTIPPPKESKVDLLKVDKTWAVEDRSLSDIQHGLELGVEKIGTYGNKSPLIQRIDAADMLNSLNLDIEACSSYQDKHIELKKMYQSKVRVALVVRGLLSPYSLRDKEGIELHKEYFRITSYYPKYITSLELMMELSSMKENLWTACFDFLKEQYCMVIEDWDKPLEMSIGIFSFDRTMAFDGSDVYRGESDASFFLPKERSNALGNKNDNNKKPGRMGMACCAIWNHKNEVLSSIFVKGFTCNQGSK